One Pieris brassicae chromosome 11, ilPieBrab1.1, whole genome shotgun sequence DNA window includes the following coding sequences:
- the LOC123716433 gene encoding metallophosphoesterase 1-like, whose translation MRRVTKKLLNLIVGLALIGLYCEFVIYYIVIAQCSWPTLTNTSNKEVLKAFILADTHLLGPFRGHWLDKLRREWQMHQAFQAVINIHRPDVVFVLGDLFDEGEWTNDQQFNEYVDRFYSLFALPKDIKMYMAVGNHDIGFHNRIRRKALQRFTDRLKSPLVQHVVLKNNHIIVINSMAMEGDSCNMCTEARRQISLISNKLMKCSKNVENCENNNYNYSQPILMQHFPLYRKSDAICTEPDAPPLPERNKLFRLKIDALSKEATEYLISKIQPRAVFGGHTHHGCLVKHSYKSNEFLEYSVPSFSWRNRPDPKFMLVSITNDEYSVNKCGLPKEATLISSAVIMSLLLFFYVFTIRKIGA comes from the exons ATGCGAAGAGTTACTAAAAagttattgaatttaattgttGGCTTGGCGTTGATTGGATTATATTGcgaatttgttatatattatatagttatcGCTCAG tgtAGTTGGCCAACGTTAACAAATACTAGTAATAAGGAAGTTCTTAAGGCATTCATATTGGCAGATACACATTTATTAGGGCCTTTCAGAGGGCACTGGCTAGATAAGCTAAGACGAGAATGGCAAATGCATCAGGCATTTCAAGcagttattaatatacataggCCTGATGTTGTATTTGTATTGg gAGACCTGTTTGATGAAGGTGAATGGACTAATGACCAACAATTTAATGAATATGTGGATCGCTTCTATAGTCTCTTTGCATTAccaaaagatattaaaatgtatatggcAGTTGGGAACCATGATATTGGTTTCCATAATAG gatCAGAAGAAAGGCCTTACAAAGATTTACTGACCGTTTAAAATCTCCTTTGGTGCAACATGtggtattgaaaaataatcacATTATTGTCATAAACTCTATGGCAATGGAGGGTGATTCCTGTAATATGTGCACCGAAGCTCGAAGACAGATATCACTTATATCCA ATAAACTTATGAAATGTTCCAAAAATGTTGAAAATTGTGAAAATAACAACTATAATTACTCCCAACCTATTCTTATGcag caCTTTCCACTATACCGAAAATCTGATGCCATATGTACAGAACCAGATGCACCTCCTTTGCCAGAACGAAATAAATTGTttcgtttaaaaatagatGCCTTATCAAAAGAAGCAACCGAGTACCTCATTAGTAAAATACAACCTAGAGCAGTATTTGGTGGTCACACACATCATGGATGTTTGGTGAAACATTCTTATAAAAGTAATGAATTTTTGGAATATTCAGTACCCTCTTTCTCATGGAGGAACAGGCCTGATCCTAAGTTTATGTtg GTTTCCATAACCAACGATGAGTAttctgttaataaatgtgGTCTTCCAAAAGAAGCAACTTTGATAAGTTCTGCTGTGATaatgtcattattattattcttttatgtatttactatAAGGAAAATAGGTGCATAA
- the LOC123716432 gene encoding protein naked cuticle homolog — protein MTCYETLRASAPAADAPMAHHFVKWWRNKFRSGYKKFSIGTECERTDTEELVGRAASQCSAPPDLLPSEARALLQPSTPPPIPQRTSEPCSKKSSMPTQTPDYDDNKPRLRFEELTCDVELQHPESSKQQPLQFSFTLYDLDGHGRMTKDDIAGIVSTIYESIGKSVTVPHYGSKTIQVRLTVVPENGQTRTQREKARRRRRKEQEALNSATTHADNSDNEQHDRLSHDDDVSSKSSCSGDRKPPPQRPPPILRQRHRHTRKEHRERKYTKKRSGSLQRRELLEIIQANMEKNHLSFQASRKPSSPVANEEISSKYYRIRNRSHTVNEKPNLYHKVKTEHSANGYLDLASGGDSNLCRYDRYLHAVICSSAKHAHTGYHQKQNATTRHGRASHLPNPRSRSHELASPSQQPRVLQIIFL, from the exons ttgGTACTGAGTGCGAGCGCACAGATACTGAAGAATTAGTTGGACGAGCGGCTTCCCAATGCTCTGCTCCACCAGATTTGCTTCCAAGTGAAGCTAGAGCACTACTTCAGCCTTCCACTCCACCACCAATTCCTCAGCGAACATCTGAACCTTGCTCTAAAAAGTCATCTATGCCGACACAAACTCCAGACTACGACGATAACAAACCTAGATTACGTTTTGAG gaGTTGACGTGTGACGTAGAGCTTCAGCATCCCGAATCATCCAAACAACAACCACTACAGTTTTCATTTACTTTATACGACCTTGATGGACATGGTCGAATGACTAAAGAC GATATAGCTGGAATTGTGTCAACAATCTATGAATCTATAGGAAAGTCGGTCACAGTTCCGCATTATGGTTCTAAAACCATTCAAGTACGATTAACTGTTGTGCCTGAAAATGGCCAGACGCGTACACAAAGAGAAAAAGCTAGAAGGAGACGGAGAAAGGAACAAGAAGCCTTAAATTCTGCCACGACTCACGCTGACAACAGCGATAATGAACAACATGATAGATTATCTCACGACGATGATGTGTCATCGAAATCATCATGTTCAGGAGATCGGAAGCCTCCCCCACAGAGGCCGCCACCAATTTTACGCCAGAGGCATCGTCATACACGAAAGGAACACCGAGAACGTAAATACACTAAAAAGAGATCCGGTAGTCTACAAAGACGTGAATTACTCGAGATTATTCAGGCTAATATGGAGAAAAATCACCTGAGCTTTCAAGCTTCAag AAAGCCCAGCAGTCCTGTAGCCAACGAAGAAATTTCGAGTAAATATTATAGGATTCGAAATAGGTCGCATACAGTAAACGAAAAGCCcaatttatatcataaagTTAAGACAGAGCATTCAGCAAATGGTTATTTGGATCTTGCGAGCGGAGGCGATTCTAACTTATGCCGATATGATCGGTATCTTCATGCTGTTATATGCTCATCAGCAAAACATGCACATACTGGCTACCATCAGAAACAGAATGCAACTACACGACACGGGCGCGCATCACATCTACCTAATCCTAGATCACGATCACATGAACTTGCATCACCATCGCAGCAACCAAGAGTTCttcagataatatttttatag